A stretch of Bordetella genomosp. 13 DNA encodes these proteins:
- a CDS encoding class-II fumarase/aspartase family protein — MSSTPPFASTVVDSILYRDAFGTQAMRDVFADVSLIQRYIDVEVALARAQGRMGVIPAEAASAIAREARIDRIDFEHMREETDVVGYPILPLVHQLVDMCGEAGRYVHWGATTQDIMDTAVALQVRDALDLVEADVRALRGILADLAARYRDTPMAGRTHLQQALPITFGYKAAIWLAMFDRHQERLAQLRPRVAVVEFAGAAGTLASLGDQGFAVQEALAAELGLGVPDTTWHVARDGFAEAVNLLALITGSLGKIALDIMIMASTEFAEVYEPFVKGRGASSTMPQKRNPISSELMLAASKAVRQHAGLMVDAMVQDFERATGPWHAEWIAIPESFILTAGALHQARFALGGLIVDEARMKHNLGISQGLIVAEAVMMGMAPHIGRQQAHDVVYDACRHVNEQGGTLADALCALPAVTAHFDRAAVERMTDPANYLGLAPAMVDRALERSRRRDQ; from the coding sequence ATGTCTTCCACGCCCCCCTTCGCCAGCACTGTCGTCGACTCCATCCTGTATCGCGATGCCTTCGGCACACAGGCCATGCGCGATGTCTTCGCCGACGTATCGCTGATCCAGCGCTACATCGACGTGGAAGTGGCGCTGGCGCGGGCCCAGGGCCGCATGGGGGTCATCCCCGCCGAGGCCGCCAGCGCCATCGCGCGCGAGGCGCGCATCGACCGCATCGATTTCGAGCACATGCGCGAAGAGACCGACGTCGTCGGCTATCCCATCCTGCCGCTGGTGCACCAGTTGGTGGACATGTGCGGCGAGGCCGGCCGATACGTGCACTGGGGCGCCACGACGCAGGACATCATGGATACCGCGGTGGCGCTGCAGGTGCGCGATGCGCTGGATCTGGTCGAGGCCGACGTGCGCGCGCTGCGCGGCATCCTTGCGGACCTGGCCGCCAGGTACCGCGACACGCCCATGGCCGGCCGCACTCACCTGCAGCAGGCGCTGCCCATCACCTTCGGCTACAAGGCCGCCATCTGGCTGGCCATGTTCGATCGTCATCAAGAGCGGTTGGCGCAGCTGCGGCCGCGCGTGGCCGTGGTGGAATTCGCGGGCGCCGCGGGCACGCTGGCTTCGCTGGGCGACCAGGGTTTCGCGGTGCAGGAGGCGCTGGCCGCCGAACTGGGACTGGGCGTGCCGGACACCACCTGGCACGTGGCGCGCGACGGCTTCGCCGAGGCCGTGAACCTGCTGGCGCTGATCACCGGCTCGCTGGGCAAGATCGCGCTGGACATCATGATCATGGCGTCCACCGAGTTCGCCGAGGTGTACGAACCCTTCGTCAAGGGCCGCGGCGCCAGCAGCACCATGCCGCAGAAGCGCAACCCCATCTCCAGCGAACTGATGCTGGCCGCATCCAAGGCGGTACGCCAGCACGCCGGGCTGATGGTCGATGCGATGGTGCAGGACTTCGAACGCGCCACCGGTCCCTGGCACGCGGAATGGATCGCCATTCCCGAGAGCTTCATCCTGACCGCCGGCGCGCTGCACCAGGCGCGCTTCGCGCTGGGCGGGCTGATCGTGGACGAGGCCCGCATGAAGCACAACCTGGGCATCTCGCAAGGCCTGATCGTGGCCGAGGCCGTGATGATGGGCATGGCGCCGCACATCGGCCGCCAGCAGGCCCACGACGTGGTCTACGACGCGTGCCGCCACGTGAACGAGCAAGGCGGCACGCTGGCCGACGCCCTGTGCGCCCTGCCCGCCGTGACCGCCCATTTCGACCGCGCGGCCGTCGAGCGCATGACCGACCCCGCCAACTATCTCGGCCTAGCGCCCGCCATGGTGGACCGCGCCCTCGAGCGCTCGCGCCGGCGGGATCAATGA
- a CDS encoding tripartite tricarboxylate transporter substrate binding protein BugD, which produces MNRHIRLALAGAARAAALAATLTAALTATLPAHAQDYPTRAVTWIVPFAAGGPTDALARTIAERVSRELGQSIIIENAAGAGGTVGTTKASRATPDGYTMLVGHMGYMGAAPALYKKLSYDPVKDFAPVFRFPDTPMVLMVRADHPVKNVRELVEYGRANPDKLFIANAGVGSTSHLIGALFAASAGMKVTLVPYKGAGPALIDVIGGRADGMFDQTNTALPQITQAKVHALAITSAKRVDQLKDVPTLAETVLPGFEAATWYGIYAPKGTPQAALDRMQQAYLAAMKDQAFTSKLTEQAIQLLPAEEYTGQALGRHTESEVARWKEVAAKANISLD; this is translated from the coding sequence ATGAACCGCCATATCCGCCTGGCGCTGGCCGGCGCCGCGCGAGCCGCCGCACTGGCCGCAACGCTGACAGCCGCACTGACAGCTACCTTGCCCGCCCACGCGCAGGACTACCCCACCCGCGCAGTGACGTGGATCGTGCCGTTCGCCGCGGGCGGCCCCACCGACGCCCTGGCGCGCACGATCGCCGAGCGCGTCTCGCGCGAACTGGGGCAGTCGATCATCATCGAGAACGCGGCAGGCGCCGGCGGCACCGTGGGCACGACCAAGGCGTCGCGCGCCACCCCCGACGGCTACACGATGCTGGTGGGCCACATGGGCTACATGGGCGCCGCGCCCGCGCTGTACAAGAAGCTGTCGTATGACCCGGTGAAGGACTTCGCGCCGGTGTTCCGCTTTCCCGACACCCCCATGGTGCTGATGGTGCGCGCCGACCACCCGGTCAAGAACGTGCGCGAACTGGTGGAATATGGCCGGGCCAATCCCGACAAGCTCTTCATCGCCAACGCGGGCGTGGGATCGACGTCGCACCTGATCGGCGCGCTGTTCGCCGCGTCGGCCGGCATGAAGGTGACGCTGGTGCCGTACAAGGGCGCGGGCCCCGCGCTGATCGACGTCATCGGCGGACGCGCGGACGGCATGTTCGACCAGACCAACACCGCGCTGCCGCAGATCACGCAGGCCAAGGTGCACGCGCTGGCCATTACCTCGGCCAAGCGGGTGGACCAGCTGAAGGACGTGCCGACGCTGGCCGAGACGGTCCTGCCCGGCTTCGAGGCCGCGACCTGGTATGGCATCTACGCGCCCAAGGGCACGCCGCAGGCCGCGCTGGACCGCATGCAGCAGGCCTACCTGGCCGCGATGAAGGACCAGGCCTTCACCTCGAAACTGACGGAACAGGCCATCCAGCTGCTGCCCGCCGAAGAATACACGGGACAGGCGCTGGGCCGCCATACCGAGTCCGAGGTGGCGCGCTGGAAGGAAGTCGCCGCCAAGGCCAACATCTCGCTGGATTGA
- a CDS encoding class II fumarate hydratase: protein MDAHRTEHDAFGPVSIPADRYWGAQTQRALALFDMGDERLPVALTRAFGLHKQAAARANMRCGALAPELGRWIEAAAQELRAGRFDAHFPLPVWQTGSGTQTNMNANEVIANRANELAGEPLGTRRPVHPNDHVNASQSSNDSFPTVMQLVAALEVRDRLAPALERLQAALEERAAAFAGVLKIARTHLMDAVPTTLGRAFEGYAVQVRHGLARVRTPLPRLLQLPQGGTAAGTGLNAPEGFAAAFCVELSALTGLAFVPHACKVEGMAAHDTLVELSAQLSVVAVSLTKIANDLRWMGSGPYSGLGEIRIPDDGLTSSIMPGKRNPTIAEALVQACMQVAGNHAVVTLAGASGSFELNVAKPVLIHNVLQSIRLLADGARLFATRLVAGIEPEPERLAQQLSHPLLAVTALNPVLGYDGVARITREALERGITPREAAISLGLLSGPEFDRLVDPRRLAAAD from the coding sequence ATGGACGCGCATCGCACCGAGCACGACGCATTCGGCCCGGTTTCCATACCCGCCGACCGCTACTGGGGCGCCCAGACGCAGCGCGCCCTCGCCTTGTTCGACATGGGCGACGAGCGCCTGCCCGTAGCTTTGACACGCGCGTTCGGGCTGCACAAGCAGGCGGCGGCGCGCGCCAACATGCGATGCGGCGCGCTGGCTCCCGAGCTGGGCCGATGGATCGAGGCCGCGGCGCAGGAACTGCGCGCGGGACGCTTCGATGCGCACTTCCCCCTGCCCGTCTGGCAGACGGGCTCGGGCACGCAGACCAACATGAACGCGAACGAGGTCATCGCAAATCGCGCCAACGAGCTGGCCGGCGAACCGCTGGGCACGCGCCGTCCGGTGCATCCCAACGACCACGTCAACGCGTCGCAGTCGTCCAACGACAGCTTTCCCACCGTGATGCAGCTGGTGGCCGCGCTGGAGGTGCGCGACCGGCTGGCTCCCGCGCTGGAACGGTTGCAGGCCGCGCTGGAGGAGCGCGCCGCCGCGTTCGCGGGCGTGCTGAAGATCGCCCGCACGCACCTGATGGACGCGGTGCCCACGACGCTGGGCCGTGCGTTCGAAGGCTACGCGGTGCAGGTGCGCCACGGCCTTGCCAGGGTGCGGACGCCGCTGCCTCGTCTGCTGCAGCTGCCGCAGGGCGGCACCGCGGCCGGCACGGGACTGAACGCGCCGGAGGGATTCGCCGCCGCGTTCTGCGTAGAGCTGTCGGCGCTTACCGGCCTGGCCTTCGTGCCGCATGCCTGCAAAGTCGAGGGCATGGCCGCGCACGACACCCTGGTCGAACTCTCGGCACAGCTGAGCGTGGTGGCCGTGTCGCTGACGAAGATCGCGAACGACCTGCGCTGGATGGGCTCGGGGCCGTACAGCGGGCTGGGCGAGATACGGATACCGGACGATGGGCTGACCTCTTCCATCATGCCCGGCAAGCGCAATCCCACCATCGCGGAAGCCCTGGTGCAGGCCTGCATGCAGGTGGCGGGCAATCATGCCGTGGTCACGCTGGCCGGCGCCTCGGGCAGCTTCGAGCTGAACGTGGCCAAGCCCGTGCTGATCCACAACGTGCTGCAGTCGATACGGCTCTTGGCCGATGGGGCGCGACTGTTCGCCACGCGGCTCGTCGCCGGCATCGAACCCGAACCCGAGCGCCTGGCGCAACAGCTGTCGCATCCGCTGCTGGCCGTGACGGCGCTGAACCCGGTGCTGGGCTATGACGGCGTCGCACGCATCACGCGCGAGGCGCTGGAGCGCGGCATCACGCCGCGCGAGGCCGCGATCTCGCTCGGCCTGTTGAGCGGGCCGGAGTTCGACAGACTGGTCGATCCCAGGCGCCTGGCCGCGGCCGACTGA
- a CDS encoding LysR family transcriptional regulator yields the protein MELRQLRYFVRVAELGSIGRAARDLGVVGSALSQQISRLESELATRLLTRTPTGVVPTTAGTAFLRQARLTLRHADQAVAAARETRLSGMVSIGFAPTTASVLARPFHAAMAQRYPNVRLHLVEGLSGNLGDLLNGRSLDLAVLFQNDSGHQGRSAIPVLDEKLFLLARRGLFGLPDGEPASVAQLAPLPLAVTSKAHGLRAWVEAAFERAGLEPWIAIEVDGMTTLMDIVQANAMATIQPGAAVARVQPGLLTMHPIDDPFLYRRNMVACLNDDELSPAALAARVVLLDVMRGLVRHGGWPGATLLDP from the coding sequence ATGGAACTACGCCAGCTGCGCTATTTCGTTCGCGTTGCCGAGCTCGGCAGCATCGGCCGCGCCGCACGCGACCTGGGCGTGGTCGGCTCGGCGCTCAGCCAGCAGATCAGCCGCCTGGAAAGCGAACTGGCCACGCGGCTGCTGACGCGCACGCCCACCGGCGTGGTGCCCACGACCGCGGGCACGGCCTTTCTGCGCCAGGCGCGGCTGACCCTGCGCCATGCCGACCAGGCGGTGGCCGCCGCGCGCGAGACCCGGCTGTCGGGCATGGTCAGCATCGGCTTCGCGCCCACCACGGCCTCGGTGCTGGCCCGGCCTTTCCACGCCGCCATGGCGCAGCGCTATCCCAACGTGCGGCTGCACCTGGTGGAGGGCCTGTCGGGCAACCTGGGCGACCTGCTGAACGGGCGCAGCCTCGACCTGGCCGTGCTGTTCCAGAACGACAGCGGCCACCAGGGCCGCAGCGCCATCCCGGTGCTGGACGAGAAGCTCTTTCTGCTGGCGCGGCGCGGCCTGTTCGGGCTGCCCGACGGCGAACCGGCCAGCGTGGCGCAGTTGGCGCCGCTGCCGCTGGCGGTCACCAGCAAGGCCCATGGCCTGCGCGCCTGGGTGGAGGCAGCCTTTGAACGTGCCGGCCTGGAACCCTGGATCGCCATCGAAGTCGACGGCATGACCACGCTGATGGACATCGTGCAGGCCAACGCCATGGCCACCATCCAGCCGGGCGCGGCGGTGGCGCGGGTGCAGCCGGGCCTGCTCACCATGCATCCCATCGACGACCCCTTCCTGTACCGCCGCAACATGGTCGCCTGCCTGAACGACGACGAGCTGTCGCCGGCCGCGCTGGCGGCGCGCGTGGTGCTGCTGGACGTGATGCGCGGACTGGTTCGCCATGGGGGCTGGCCGGGCGCGACCCTTCTCGATCCGTGA
- a CDS encoding class II aldolase/adducin family protein, which produces MADTPSPGTLKISSMRSRCSEQEWTARVNLAACYRLVEWYGLSDMMANHISARVPGEDNAFLINPYGMMYEEITASSLIKVDLDGTILAKPDFGDLDYGINKAGYVIHSAIHGARHEVDCVIHTHSWASMAVASLECGLLPMTQTAMRFLKIGYHDYQGVVLDTAEQASLLRDLGDGEALLLRNHGALTVGRTVGEAFNWMHRLELACRSQLAAMATGAPLRAVPPDVLEATWNNYQRGTRRPYGLMEWPALLRKLDRIDPGYRD; this is translated from the coding sequence ATGGCGGATACACCCAGCCCCGGCACTCTGAAGATCTCGTCCATGCGCTCGCGCTGTTCCGAGCAGGAATGGACCGCCCGCGTGAACCTGGCCGCCTGTTACCGGCTGGTCGAGTGGTATGGCCTGTCGGACATGATGGCCAACCACATCTCGGCCCGCGTGCCGGGCGAGGACAACGCGTTCCTGATCAACCCGTACGGCATGATGTACGAAGAGATCACGGCGTCCAGCCTCATCAAGGTGGACCTGGACGGCACGATCCTGGCCAAGCCGGACTTCGGCGACCTGGACTACGGCATCAACAAGGCCGGCTACGTCATCCACAGCGCCATCCATGGCGCTCGCCACGAGGTGGACTGCGTCATCCATACCCACAGCTGGGCGTCGATGGCGGTGGCCTCGCTGGAGTGCGGCCTGCTGCCGATGACGCAGACCGCCATGCGATTCCTGAAGATCGGCTATCACGACTACCAGGGCGTGGTGCTGGATACCGCCGAGCAGGCGTCGCTGCTGCGCGACCTGGGAGACGGCGAAGCGCTGCTGCTGCGCAACCATGGCGCGCTGACGGTGGGCCGCACGGTGGGCGAGGCCTTCAACTGGATGCACCGGCTCGAACTGGCCTGCCGCTCGCAGCTGGCGGCCATGGCCACGGGCGCGCCGCTGCGGGCGGTGCCGCCCGACGTGCTGGAGGCGACCTGGAACAACTATCAGCGCGGCACGCGCCGGCCCTATGGGCTGATGGAATGGCCGGCGCTGCTGCGCAAGCTGGATCGCATCGATCCCGGCTACCGCGACTGA
- a CDS encoding Bug family tripartite tricarboxylate transporter substrate binding protein: MRIAQAWLAGAVLAAACAAPPAFAADYPSRPVKVVVAFSPGGTTDTLTRSVTNILSKKLGQPFVVENRPGAGGNIGTEFVVRADPDGYTLIVNSVGPIAVNPSLNKLSYNPLTDLLPMAQIATVPNVLVVPPTSPVQDMKGFLAYVKTRPNLNYSSTGVGTSSHLSSYMLMDRLGVKATHIPYKGADAVNDLLAGRIDFMFATIPSVIGHIRSGKLRPLAVSTLQRSSTLPELPTVAESGYPGFDAGSWFGFFAPKGTPREVVERINREVNAAIPALHDQMLREGAEPVAGSPEQFGKFIKSEYDKWAVLVKKFDAPAQ, from the coding sequence ATGAGAATCGCCCAAGCCTGGCTTGCCGGCGCGGTGTTGGCGGCCGCCTGTGCCGCCCCGCCCGCGTTCGCGGCCGACTATCCTTCCCGCCCCGTCAAGGTCGTCGTGGCCTTCTCGCCCGGCGGCACCACCGACACGCTCACGCGCAGCGTCACCAACATCCTGTCCAAGAAGCTCGGGCAGCCCTTCGTGGTGGAGAACCGGCCCGGCGCCGGCGGCAACATCGGCACGGAATTCGTGGTGCGTGCCGATCCCGATGGCTACACGCTCATCGTCAACTCGGTGGGCCCGATCGCGGTCAATCCCTCGCTGAACAAGCTGTCGTACAACCCGTTGACCGACCTGCTGCCCATGGCGCAGATCGCCACGGTGCCAAACGTGCTGGTGGTTCCGCCCACCTCTCCGGTGCAGGACATGAAGGGCTTCCTGGCATACGTGAAGACGAGACCCAACCTGAACTACAGCTCCACCGGCGTGGGCACGTCGTCCCATCTGTCCAGCTACATGCTGATGGACCGACTGGGCGTGAAGGCCACCCACATCCCGTACAAGGGCGCGGACGCGGTCAACGACCTGCTGGCCGGACGCATCGATTTCATGTTCGCCACCATACCCTCCGTGATCGGCCACATCCGTTCCGGCAAGCTGCGGCCGCTGGCGGTCAGTACGCTGCAGCGCTCCAGCACGCTGCCCGAGCTGCCCACGGTGGCCGAATCGGGCTATCCCGGATTCGACGCGGGCTCGTGGTTCGGCTTCTTCGCGCCCAAGGGCACGCCGCGCGAGGTGGTGGAGCGCATCAATCGCGAAGTGAACGCCGCCATCCCGGCGCTGCACGACCAGATGCTGCGCGAGGGCGCCGAGCCGGTCGCCGGCTCGCCCGAACAGTTCGGCAAGTTCATCAAGAGCGAGTACGACAAATGGGCCGTGCTCGTGAAGAAATTCGATGCGCCCGCCCAGTAA
- a CDS encoding D-2-hydroxyacid dehydrogenase, whose product MRPPSNPIRLLCSPAEAPRLRQALQAEAGMPHCVLCHPERGAATHADVAFVSRDITGRSTKFVTTPETALYYEAMRHAPNLRWVHVHSAGADRQIYLDLHARGVSVSTSQGASDAVVAQAALAGVLSLSRRLPLLARAQQRREWLPLLEDLLPRDLAGQHAVVVGWGGIAQRIGLMLRMLDMTLSVARHSATPVEGAHRTVAYDGLRDVLPHADWLILACPLTPITRGLIDRRALHALPARAMLVNVARGHVVDETALIEQLKTGRLAGAFLDVFQQEPLPPDSPLWTLDNTIVTPHSAGFSDGNAGRVRRLFVDNLRRWAAGEPLRNLMAD is encoded by the coding sequence ATGCGCCCGCCCAGTAACCCCATCCGGCTGCTGTGCTCTCCCGCCGAGGCGCCGCGGCTGCGCCAGGCCTTGCAGGCCGAGGCCGGCATGCCCCACTGCGTGCTGTGCCATCCCGAACGCGGCGCCGCCACGCACGCTGACGTGGCCTTCGTGTCGCGCGACATCACCGGACGTTCGACCAAGTTCGTCACCACGCCCGAGACCGCGCTGTACTACGAGGCCATGCGGCACGCGCCGAACCTGCGCTGGGTGCACGTGCACTCGGCCGGCGCGGACCGGCAGATCTACCTGGACCTGCATGCGCGCGGCGTATCGGTAAGCACCTCGCAGGGGGCCAGCGACGCGGTGGTGGCGCAGGCCGCGCTGGCCGGCGTGCTGTCGCTGTCGCGCCGCCTGCCGCTGCTGGCGCGAGCCCAGCAGCGTCGGGAATGGCTGCCCCTGCTGGAGGACCTGCTGCCTCGCGACCTGGCGGGCCAGCATGCGGTGGTCGTGGGCTGGGGCGGCATCGCCCAGCGCATCGGCCTGATGCTGCGCATGCTGGACATGACGCTGTCGGTAGCGCGCCACTCGGCCACGCCGGTGGAAGGCGCGCACCGCACCGTCGCCTATGACGGGCTGCGCGACGTGCTGCCCCATGCCGATTGGCTGATCCTGGCATGCCCGCTGACGCCGATCACGCGCGGACTGATAGACCGCCGGGCGCTGCATGCCCTGCCCGCGCGGGCCATGCTGGTGAATGTGGCGCGCGGGCACGTGGTGGACGAGACCGCGCTCATCGAGCAGCTGAAGACGGGCAGACTGGCCGGCGCTTTCCTCGACGTCTTCCAGCAGGAGCCGCTGCCGCCCGATTCGCCGCTGTGGACCTTGGACAACACGATCGTCACCCCGCACAGCGCCGGGTTTTCGGATGGCAATGCCGGGCGCGTACGCCGGCTGTTCGTGGACAACCTGCGCCGCTGGGCAGCGGGCGAACCGCTGCGCAACCTGATGGCGGATTAG
- a CDS encoding tripartite tricarboxylate transporter substrate binding protein: MSLIRKLCATLALTLAGVPLVAQAAAYPERTIRIVVPYQAGGSTDIVVRKFAELAAPELGQSIIIENRGGAGATLGARALTTAQPDGYTLAILPSPVFRMPHIQDMGYDPRSDFTYVMMLSGYTLGVAVPATAPYKTWAEFIAYAKAHPGDIAYGTASVGSASNVMMEQIATRNGVTWRHIPYKGESDVIQGIMGGQLQAYAGSTTVLPMVQSGKMRMLVTWGERRSAQFPDVPTLHELDGTPPAYAPFGIAAPKGLPEPVRNKLHDVFKRVAETQAFKNALTQYGQELVYMDGAAYAEYAAQQYAAEAEIVKALGLANK, encoded by the coding sequence AAGCTCTGCGCCACGCTGGCGCTCACCCTGGCCGGGGTGCCGCTGGTCGCGCAGGCCGCCGCCTATCCGGAGCGCACCATCCGCATCGTGGTGCCTTACCAGGCAGGCGGCTCCACCGATATCGTGGTGCGCAAGTTCGCCGAACTGGCCGCGCCCGAGCTGGGCCAGTCCATCATCATCGAGAACCGCGGCGGGGCGGGCGCCACGCTGGGCGCGCGCGCCCTGACCACCGCCCAGCCGGACGGTTACACGCTGGCCATCCTGCCCAGCCCCGTGTTCCGCATGCCGCACATCCAGGACATGGGCTATGACCCGCGCAGCGACTTCACCTATGTGATGATGCTAAGCGGCTACACGCTGGGCGTGGCGGTGCCCGCGACCGCGCCCTACAAGACCTGGGCGGAATTCATCGCCTATGCCAAAGCCCATCCCGGCGACATCGCCTACGGCACGGCCAGCGTGGGCAGCGCGTCCAACGTGATGATGGAGCAGATCGCCACGCGCAACGGCGTGACCTGGAGGCACATTCCCTACAAGGGCGAATCGGACGTCATCCAGGGCATCATGGGCGGCCAGCTGCAGGCGTATGCCGGATCGACCACCGTGCTGCCCATGGTGCAGTCCGGCAAGATGCGCATGCTGGTCACCTGGGGCGAACGCCGCAGCGCGCAGTTCCCCGACGTGCCCACGCTGCATGAACTGGACGGCACGCCGCCGGCCTATGCGCCGTTCGGCATCGCCGCGCCCAAGGGCCTGCCCGAGCCCGTGCGGAACAAGCTGCACGACGTCTTCAAGCGTGTGGCCGAAACGCAGGCGTTCAAGAACGCGCTGACGCAATACGGCCAGGAGCTGGTGTACATGGACGGCGCGGCCTATGCCGAGTACGCCGCGCAGCAGTACGCGGCCGAGGCCGAGATCGTCAAAGCCCTGGGGCTGGCGAACAAGTAG